From the genome of Podospora pseudoanserina strain CBS 124.78 chromosome 7 map unlocalized CBS124.78p_7.2, whole genome shotgun sequence, one region includes:
- a CDS encoding uncharacterized protein (COG:C; EggNog:ENOG503NW0S), whose protein sequence is MPSSLTRSLPRGLTGSSPRQLSLSTSLAPTSLVSSRTLASRKFRTILEPVRRLPGGNINFYQGWADDIDFSRKTITVETNAAEEAASKTVVPPPGGQIPLRDKGEVIEVQYDKLIIACGAYSQTFGIEGVREHAHFLRDIGDARRVRLRVLSLFEQCSYPSSSSPNSNGHVLTDDDKRALLHFAVVGGGPTGIEWAAELHDFIRDDLGKMYPELMRFVKITVYDVAPKVLPMFDKALADYAMGHFARQGIEVKTEHHLEKIRLADGKLGRRHGAVRIKIREVEENGGEVGAGMVVWSTGLMANPLIAKLAEKEVVVSKSKNPMTGEVLERRRLVRDKRSGGLVVDGYMRALSVDADAKFEEGNELEKKPLDGVYVIGDCSFIENDPLPKTAQVAAQEAQYLAKELNKGISPGQDGKEFKFRNWGTMTYLGGWKAIHQSKADELKGWVAWVLWRGAYLTKAMSWRNKLLVPIYWVISWIFGRGISRF, encoded by the exons ATGCCCTCTTCCCTCACCCGGTCCCTCCCACGGGGGCTGACCGGCTCCTCACCCCGTCAactctccctctcaacctctcTAGCTCCCACCTCTTTAGTCTCCTCCCGAACTTTAGCTTCAAGAAAG TTCCGCACCATCCTCGAGCCCGtccgccgcctccccggTGGCAACATCAACTTCTACCAAGGCTGGGCAGACGACATTGACTTCTCCCGcaagaccatcaccgtcGAGACCAAcgccgccgaggaagccGCCTCCAAAACTGTCGTCCCACCCCCCGGAGGGCAAATCCCGCTCCGGGACAAGGGAGAGGTTATCGAGGTCCAGTATGACAAGCTGATCATTGCGTGCGGAGCCTACAGCCAGACGTTTGGGATTGAGGGGGTAAGGGAGCATGCCCATTTCCTGAGGGATATCGGTGATGCTAGGAGGGTGAGGCTACGGGTGTTGAGCCTGTTTGAGCAGTGCTCTtaccccagcagcagcagccccaacagcaacgggCATGTTCTTACCGATGATGACAAGAGGGCTTTGCTACACTTTGCCGTTGTGGGGGGCGGTCCGACGGGGATCGAATGGGCGGCTGAGCTCCACGATTTTATCCGTGACGATTTGGGAAAGATGTACCCCGAGCTGATGCGCTTTGTCAAAATCACGGTTTATGATGTCGCGCCAAAGGTGCTGCCGATGTTTGACAAGGCTTTGGCGGATTATGCGATGGGGCATTTTGCCAGGCAGGGGATCGAGGTCAAGACGGAGCACCATCTGGAAAAGATCAGGCTTGCGGATGGGAAGTTGGGGAGACGGCATGGGGCGGTGCGGATCAAGATTAGGGAAGTCGAGGAgaatgggggggaggttggggcggggatggtggtttggAGTACGGGGTTGATGGCTAATCCTCTGATTGCAAAgttggctgagaaggaggtggtggtgagtaaGAGTAAGAATCCGAtgacgggggaggtgctggagaggaggaggttggttaGGGACAAGAGgagtggggggttggtggtggatgggtaTATGAGGGCTTTGAGCGTGGATGCTGATGCTAAGTTTGAGGAAGGAAAtgagttggagaagaagccgtTGGATGGGGTGTACGTCATTGGAGATTGCAGTTTTATCGAGAATGACCCCCTCCCAAAGACGGCGCAGGTTGCTGCTCAGGAGGCGCAGTATCTGGCTAAGGAGCTGAACAAGGGGATTTCACCAGGTCAGGACGGGAAGGAGTTCAAGTTCAGGAATTGGGGGACGATGACGTATctgggtgggtggaaggCCATTCACCAGAGCAAGGCCGATGAGCTCaaggggtgggtggcatGGGTCCTTTGGAGGGGAGCCTATCTCACCAAGGCGATGTCGTGGAGGAATAAGTTGCTCGTGCCGATTTACTGGGTAATCTCCTGGATCTTTGGACGGGGTATCAGCCGATTCTAA